From the Mycobacterium sp. DL592 genome, the window GCTCATCCGGGAAGCCGCACTCGAAGGTGTGCGCGACGAGTTGCCGCACTCACTGGCCGTGGTGATCGAGGAGATCGAGCCCAGGGAAGGCCGTGACGACCTCATCGACGTGCACGCCGTGCTCTACGTCGAGCGCGACAGCCAGAAGGGCATCGTGATCGGCAAGGGCGGGACCCGACTCAAAGAAGTCGGCACCGCCGCGCGCACGCAGATCGAGAAACTGCTCGGCACCAAGGTGTACCTGGATCTTCGGGTCAAGATCGCCAAGAACTGGCAGCGCGACCCCAAACAGCTTGGGCGGTTAGGCTTCTAGATCCTTGACGACCGGGGTGTTCCACCACACCGCCGGCTGTTTGTCGGCCCACCCGTTGATGGCCTCCAGTTCGGCGGCCAGCGAGACCAGCAGCGGTTCGCTGTTGGCCGGTCCCATCAGCTGGACACCGATCGGCAGACCGTCGGCGGTGAAACCGGCCGGGATGCTGATCGACGGCCAGCCCAGCACGTTCCACGGGAACGTCACCGGGCACGCGGCGATCATGGCCCGGTCGGTGCCCGTCGGTCCGAGGTCGTCGAACATCCGCGCCGGGGGCGGCGGCTGCGCGGTGGTCGGCGCCAGCACCACGTCGACGGCGTTGAATATCGCGCCCACCCGGCGCTGCAGCGCCGGCTCGCTGCGGCGCGCCCAGCGCAGCATCGACCCCGACAACAGTTGCCCCATCCGCAGATTCGCCTCGGTGCGGCGGTCGAAGGTGACGTCCTCGCCGAGCCGGTCGGCCCACTCCAGCAGCCCGGCGGTCGACCTCGGCAGGAAGCTGAGCGGCAGCCGCAGCCCGTAGTTCGGGTTGCCCGCCATCACGGTGTGGCCCAGGTCGGTCAGCTGGTCGCCGATGGTCTGCATGGCGGACCGGATCTCGGGGTGCAGCTTGGCGCCGAACACGGTGTAGGGAAACCGGGTGGACATCGCGACGCGCAGCGCACCCGGCGCGACACCGACATGGTCGGAGATCCGTACCGGAGGCGGCTGGTGCGGATCGTCTTCGACATTGCCCGAGCAGGCGTCGAGCACCAGCGCGGCATCGGCGACGGTCCGGGCCAGCACACCGTTGACGGTGATGCCGTTGAACGGCTCGCGCAGCGGCCAGGTCGAGATGCGGCCACGCTGCGGCTTGATGCCGACCAGATGTGTCCACGCCGCGGGCACCCGCACACTGCCGGCTCCGTCGGAGCCGATGGCCGCGGCCACCAGGCCGGCGGCCACCGCGGCGGCGCTGCCGCCCGAGGAGCCGCCCGGGGTGTGCTTGCGTGACCACGGGTTCCGGGTGTGCCCGAACGCCGGGCCACTGGTGAACGGCCACTGGCCCAGCTCGCAGCAGTTGGTCTTGCCGACGATCACCGCACCGGCGGCCCGCAGGCGGCGGACCACCTCGGCGTCCTGTGTGGCGGGGCGGATCCGCCCGGCGGTGCCGAAGGAGGTGGGCACGCCCGCGATGTCGACGTCGTCCTTGACGGCGATCGGAACTCCCAGCAGGGCGGCCTGCTCACCGGCGGCGCGCCGGTGATCGGCCTCGGCGGCCTCCGCGAGTGCGCTTTCGGTGAGCACCACCCGGAAGGCATTGAGCGTCGACTGGCTGACGGTGATCGCATGCAGGGACCGCCGTACCAGTTCGGCAGAGGTCACCGCGCCGCTGGCCAACTGGTACAGCTGCTCGGAGACGGTCGGAAACCGTGTCGACCTGCTCGGATTCACATTCACAGACATCGCGACGTCGAGACTAACGGCGCGGGTCCCTGTGGTTGTCGCATTGCGGTGCGAAACTGGCTTTCATGCGGCTGTACCGGGACCGGGCGGTCGTGCTGCGCCAGCACAAGCTCGGTGAGGCCGATCGCATCGTCACCTTGCTGACCCGCGACCACGGTCTGGTCCGCGCGGTGGCCAAGGGTGTCCGGCGTACCCGCAGCAAGTTCGGTTCCCGGCTGGAGCCGTTCGCGCATATCGACGTGCAACTACATCCCGGCCGCAACCTGGACATCGTCACCCAGGTGGTGTCCATCGACGCGTTCGCCACCGACATCGTCAGCGACTACGGCCGCTACACCTGCGCGTGTGCGGTTCTGGAGACCGCCGAGCGGCTGGCCGGTGAGGAACATGCACCGGCTCCTGCGCTGCACCGGCTGACCGTCGGGGCGTTGCGGGCGGTCGCCGACGGCGGCCGCCCCCGCGAACTGGTCCTGGACGCCTACCTGTTGCGGGCCATGGGGATCGCCGGCTGGGCGCCCGCGCTGACCGAATGTGCCCGCTGCGCGGCGCCGGGACCGCATCGCGCGTTCCACATCGGTGCAGGTGGCAGCGTATGCATACACTGCAGGCCGTCCGGGTCGACGACCCCGCCGCAGGCGGTGCTGGAACTGATGTCGGCACTGCACGACGGTGACTGGGAGGTGGCGGAGGCCTCGACGCCGTCGCATCGCAGCCATGCCAGCGGCTTGGTCGCTGCTCACCTGCAGTGGCACCTGGAACGCCAGCTGCGAACGCTGCCATTGGTGGAGCGCGTCTACCGGCAGCCCGCTACCCACGGTAAGGAGATGTTCAGGCAGGATGTGCCCCATGGCGATGAACCGGGTGACCAGCTCGTGGCGGGGGGCTAACCGCAGGCGGAAGGAACAATTCCCCCAGCTGCCCCCGGCGCCCGACGATTACCCGACGTTCCCCGACACTTCGAGCTGGCCGGTTGTTTTTCCGGCGTTGCCTCCGGCGCCGGATGGCGGCCCGTGCAGGCCGCCTCAGCACACCTCCAAGGCGGTGCCGCCGGCGATCCCCGCCGACCAGATGCCCAAGCACGTCGCCGTGGTGATGGACGGCAACGGCCGCTGGGCCACTCAGCGGGGGCTCAGTCGCACCGAGGGCCACAAGATGGGCGAGGCGGTGCTCATCGACATCACCTGCGGGGCCATCGAGATCGGCATCAAACATCTGACCGTGTATGCGTTCTCCACCGAGAACTGGCGCCGCAGCGCCGACGAGGTCCGCTTCCTGATGGGGTTCAACCGCGAGGTGGTGCGCCGTCGCCGCGAGAACCTCGACATCATGGGTGTGCAGATGCGCTGGGTGGGTTCGCGGGCGCGGATGTGGCGCAGCGTCATCAAGGAATTCGACATCGCCGAGAACATGACGACCGACAACGACGTCATCACCGTCAACTACTGCGTCAACTACGGCGGCCGGGCCGAAATCGCCGAAGCCGCAAAGCAGATCGCGCGCGACGCGGCCGCCGGCCGGATCGACCCGGAGCGCGTGGACGAGACCACGATCTCCGAGCACCTGCACCGCCCCGACATCCCCGATGTCGACCTGTTCATCCGGACATCGGGGGAGCAGCGGTCCAGCAACTTCATGCTGTGGCAGGCCGCCTACGCCGAATACGTCTTCCAGGACAAGCTGTGGCCGGACTACGACCGCCGCGACCTGTGGGCGGCGTGCGAAGAGTACGCCGAACGTAACCGGCGCTTCGGGCGCGCCTAGCCCGTGGCTCTCGCCGAACGTCTTGCCGAGGCACTCACCGACGTCATGCCCGTCGAGGTCGAGGAGGACGGCGCGCTGACGGTGCGCCACGACGGCACGTTCGCCTCGCTGCGGACGGTCACGATCGCCGAGGACATCGTGATGGTGTCGGTGACCCAGGTGCTTGCCTGGGATCTGCCACTGACCGCCGATTTACGCAAACGCGTTGCCGCCCAAGCACAGTCGACGATGCTGGGAACGGTGACGCTGGTCGAGCAGCCGGGCAAGCGCGGTGATGTGATGCTGCGCTACAACTTTCCCGGTGACGGCCTGGAGAATCATGCGTTGAGCACGCTGGTGTTGATGGTGCTCGCCGGCGGGGTCGACGCGCGGGCCGCTCTGACCGGCTAGGGCGTGCAGTCGGCGCAGGTCCCGAACAACTCGATGGTGTGATTGACATCGGAAAAGCCGTGCGCCTGAGCAACTTCGGCGGCCCATGCCTCGACCTCGCGGCCGCTGACCTCCACCGTCGAGCCGCAGTGCCGACACACGAGGTGGTGGTGGTGATGTGGCGCCGAGCAGCGCCGGTACATCGACTCACCGGTATCGGTGCGGACCATGTCCACCAGGTCGGCCGACGACAGTGACTGCAGTGTGCGATAGACCGTCGTCAGGCCGATGTTTTCGCCGCGGCGGCGAAGCTCGTCGTGCAGATCCTGGGCCGAGCGGAATTCCTCGACGGAGTCGAGCAGGGCGATGATGGCCGCCCGCTGGCGGGTGGCGCGCACGCCTGCTCCGGCGGAGCGCACCTCGGCCTTGGTCACGCGTGGTCCTCGCCGGAGTGGGTGATCGCAGCGACGACGATCTCGGCCAGGTGATGGTCGACGAGCCGGTACATCACTTCGCGTCCGGACCGTTCGCCGGCGACGACACCCGCGGCCTTGAGGATCCGCAGGTGCTGGCTGACCAGCGGCTGCGGCACGTCCAGGGCGTCGACGAGCTCGTGCACGCAACGCTGAGACTCGCGCAGCTGCATCACGATGGCGATGCGCACCGGCGCGGCCAGCGCCCGGAGCAACTCACCGGCGCGGTCCAGCAGGTCGGCGGGCAGTTGCGGCGATGCATCGACATCAGTCCAATTGGAAACGGTTTTCATATAGCACCCAGAATACATGCGCAGTTGTGCATTTCAACGACGGCGCACAACCGCCGGGCAAACAAGGCGGCATCCGCGGGTCGCTAGGCTAGGGAACTATTGCCCACCGACAGACAAAGGAGTGACACCCATCGTGGCGTCCGTGATCGATAGCGTCGTCAACCTCGCCAAGCGGC encodes:
- a CDS encoding amidase — translated: MSVNVNPSRSTRFPTVSEQLYQLASGAVTSAELVRRSLHAITVSQSTLNAFRVVLTESALAEAAEADHRRAAGEQAALLGVPIAVKDDVDIAGVPTSFGTAGRIRPATQDAEVVRRLRAAGAVIVGKTNCCELGQWPFTSGPAFGHTRNPWSRKHTPGGSSGGSAAAVAAGLVAAAIGSDGAGSVRVPAAWTHLVGIKPQRGRISTWPLREPFNGITVNGVLARTVADAALVLDACSGNVEDDPHQPPPVRISDHVGVAPGALRVAMSTRFPYTVFGAKLHPEIRSAMQTIGDQLTDLGHTVMAGNPNYGLRLPLSFLPRSTAGLLEWADRLGEDVTFDRRTEANLRMGQLLSGSMLRWARRSEPALQRRVGAIFNAVDVVLAPTTAQPPPPARMFDDLGPTGTDRAMIAACPVTFPWNVLGWPSISIPAGFTADGLPIGVQLMGPANSEPLLVSLAAELEAINGWADKQPAVWWNTPVVKDLEA
- the recO gene encoding DNA repair protein RecO, giving the protein MRLYRDRAVVLRQHKLGEADRIVTLLTRDHGLVRAVAKGVRRTRSKFGSRLEPFAHIDVQLHPGRNLDIVTQVVSIDAFATDIVSDYGRYTCACAVLETAERLAGEEHAPAPALHRLTVGALRAVADGGRPRELVLDAYLLRAMGIAGWAPALTECARCAAPGPHRAFHIGAGGSVCIHCRPSGSTTPPQAVLELMSALHDGDWEVAEASTPSHRSHASGLVAAHLQWHLERQLRTLPLVERVYRQPATHGKEMFRQDVPHGDEPGDQLVAGG
- a CDS encoding decaprenyl diphosphate synthase; its protein translation is MNRVTSSWRGANRRRKEQFPQLPPAPDDYPTFPDTSSWPVVFPALPPAPDGGPCRPPQHTSKAVPPAIPADQMPKHVAVVMDGNGRWATQRGLSRTEGHKMGEAVLIDITCGAIEIGIKHLTVYAFSTENWRRSADEVRFLMGFNREVVRRRRENLDIMGVQMRWVGSRARMWRSVIKEFDIAENMTTDNDVITVNYCVNYGGRAEIAEAAKQIARDAAAGRIDPERVDETTISEHLHRPDIPDVDLFIRTSGEQRSSNFMLWQAAYAEYVFQDKLWPDYDRRDLWAACEEYAERNRRFGRA
- a CDS encoding Fur family transcriptional regulator, whose protein sequence is MRSAGAGVRATRQRAAIIALLDSVEEFRSAQDLHDELRRRGENIGLTTVYRTLQSLSSADLVDMVRTDTGESMYRRCSAPHHHHHLVCRHCGSTVEVSGREVEAWAAEVAQAHGFSDVNHTIELFGTCADCTP
- a CDS encoding helix-turn-helix transcriptional regulator, with the protein product MKTVSNWTDVDASPQLPADLLDRAGELLRALAAPVRIAIVMQLRESQRCVHELVDALDVPQPLVSQHLRILKAAGVVAGERSGREVMYRLVDHHLAEIVVAAITHSGEDHA